The following proteins are co-located in the Oncorhynchus clarkii lewisi isolate Uvic-CL-2024 chromosome 30, UVic_Ocla_1.0, whole genome shotgun sequence genome:
- the LOC139389379 gene encoding E3 ubiquitin-protein ligase CHFR-like has product MEKKHGRSQPWGKLVKVDTQSEVLLVNRECTVGRRKGCDLSFPANKLVSGDHCKIVQDKSSGLVWLEDTSTNGTVINMSKLVKKQIHMLQNGDVIYFVYRKNEPEQNLAYMYQSIKPERTFSQDTIGGATRCSVMQQKDQTRPVTAAVCVSVEPFLVGPPREQQALDEPQPSTSSHLLHTVSSSTACSSAASLLHSSALDTRQTEAQNRVTMLYKEEEGDMEPERKRRKTDSADKDYDFGLSHTSSIAVVGPSPAKVFLIGDLFGKAAVTVEEAKTDKMEESLTCIICQDLLHDCVSLQPCMHTFCAACYSGWMERSSLCPTCRCPVERIRKNHILNNLVEAYLIQHPEKCRSEEDLKSMDSRNKITRDMLQPKIERSFSDEEGSSDYLFELSDNDSDTSDIGQPVVMCRQCPGYRKEVSQVLWATGLAPLGPAPPALLGPAPPALLGPAPPALLGPAPPALLGPAPPALLGPAPPALLGPAPPALLGPAPPALLGPAPQDPLGPAPPALLGPSPPALLGPAPPALLGPVLPAPLGPAPPTPEDRPGKPPGAGGSTLSTCSDVPTTAPQDYTCPPLGSHVICTCCLQPMPDRRAELIGQQLSAQQCVACLRPFCHMYWGCQRIGCQGCLARFSELNLTDKCLDGVLNSNNYESEILQSYLSARGMSWRDMLQEGLQGLQQGTFYLSDYRINSNAILCFCCGLRAFGELAYKYRQNIPASALPAVVTSRPDCYWGRNCRTQVKAHHATKFNHICEQTRFKS; this is encoded by the exons ATGGAGAAGAAGCATGGAAGGAGTCAACCATGGGGGAAGTTAGTAAAAGTGGACACTCAATCTGAAGTATTGCTTGTCAACAGGGAATGCACTGTCGGGCGAAGAAAAG GCTGTGATCTTTCCTTTCCTGCTAACAAACTGGTCTCGGGGGATCACTGTAAGATAGTGCAAGATAAGAGCTCAGGATTGGTGTGGCTGGAGGACACAAG CACCAATGGTACAGTGATTAACATGTCTAAGCTGGTGAAGAAGCAGATTCATATGCTGCAGAATGGAGACGTCATCTACTTTGTATACAGGAAAAACGAACCAGAGCAAA ACCTTGCCTACATGTATCAGTCCATAAAACCAGAGAGGACATTCTCACAAGACACAATTG GGGGTGCCACCAGATGCTCAGTAATGCAGCAGAAAGACCAGACCCGCCCTGTTACAGCAgcagtatgtgtgtctgtggagCCATTCCTTGTTGGACCTCCACGGGAGCAGCAGGCCTTGGATGAACCCcagccctccacctcctcccacctcctccacACAGTCTCCTCCTCTACAGCCTGTTCCTCTGCAGCCTCCCTCCTGCACTCCTCTGCCTTAG ACACACGACAGACTGAAGCCCAGAACCGAGTCACAATGTTGtataaggaggaggagggggacatggagccagagagaaaaaggaggaaaACTGACAGTGCTG ACAAGGACTATGATTTTGGACTGTCACATACTTCCAGTATTGCGGTGGTCGGCCCCAGCCCAGCTAAGGTTTTTCTTATCGGGGATCTGTTTGGAAAAGCTGCTGTGACTGTGGAAGAAGCCAAGACTGACAAGATGGAGGAGTCCCTAACCTGTATTATCTGTCAGGACCTACTTCATGACTGTGTCAG CCTGCAGCCCTGTATGCACACCTTCTGTGCTGCGTGTTACTCTGGCTGGATGGAGCGCTCGTCTCTCTGCCCCACCTGTCGCTGCCCCGTAGAGAGGATCCGCAAGAACCACATTCTCAACAACCTGGTGGAGGCCTACCTTATCCAACACCCGG AGAAGTGTCGCAGTGAGGAGGACCTGAAGAGCATGGACAGCCGGAACAAGATAACTCGGGACATGCTGCAGCCAAAGATTGAGCGTTCCTTCTCTGATGAAGAGGGCAGCTCTGATTATCTCTTTGAGCTCTCCGACAACGACAGTGACACCTCCGATATCGG CCAGCCTGTTGTGATGTGCAGACAGTGTCCAGGCTACAGGAAGGAGGTCAGCCAGGTACTGTGGGCCACAGGGCTAGCCCCTCTAGGACCAGCCCCACCAGCTCTTCTAggaccagccccaccagcccttCTAggaccagccccaccagcccttCTAggaccagccccaccagcccttCTAggaccagccccaccagcccttCTAggaccagccccaccagcccttCTAggaccagccccaccagcccttCTAggaccagccccaccagcccttCTAGGACCAGCCCCACAAGACCCTCTAGGACCAGCCCCACCAGCTCTTCTAGGACCATCCCCACCAGCTCTTCTAGGACCAGCCCCACCAGCTCTTCTAGGACCAGTCCTACCAGCCCCTCTAGGACCAGCCCCACCAACTCCTGAGGACAGGCCAGGGAAACCCCCTGGGGCTGGGGGATCAACATTATCAACATGCTCTGATGTCCCCACTACAG CTCCTCAGGATTACACCTGTCCTCCTCTGGGCAGCCATGTCATCTGCACCTGCTGCCTGCAGCCCATGCCAGACCGCCGCGCCGAGCTCATTGGCCAGCAACTCTCCGCTCAGCAAT GTGTGGCGTGCCTGCGGCCCTTCTGTCACATGTACTGGGGCTGCCAGAGGATCGGCTGTCAGGGCTGCCTCGCACGTTTCAGTG AACTCAACCTTACAGACAAATGCCTGGACGGTGTTCTGAACAGCAATAACTATGAATCAGAGATCCTCCAG AGTTACTTGTCAGCCAGAGGGATGTCGTGGAGGGACATGCTACAGGAGGGTCTTCAGGGCCTGCAACAGGGAACCTTCTATCTGTCTG ATTATCGCATCAACAGTAACGCCATACTCTGTTTCTGCTGTGGCCTGCGAGCCTTCGGGGAGCTGGCCTACAAATACAGACAGAACATCCCTGCCTCGGCGCTTCCTG CTGTTGTGACGTCTCGGCCAGACTGTTATTGGGGACGCAACTGCCGTACTCAAGTCAAGGCACACCATGCCAC GAAATTCAACCACATATGTGAGCAGACCCGTTTCAAGAGCTGA